A single region of the Fenollaria sporofastidiosus genome encodes:
- the sdaAA gene encoding L-serine ammonia-lyase, iron-sulfur-dependent, subunit alpha → MYTNAQSMIDACEEQNKKLYELQIEQEMESGELTKDDIYEYLRKTYEIMKKSAKAGLETPIMSMSGMTGKNAFKVNEYANIGNPVSGSLITKAMARALSTSEVNASMGRIVAAPTAGASGILPATLLTMQEEFGYSDEEIYNALLTASAVGELIAVNATISGAEGGCQAECGAAAAMAAAAIIELRGGTIENVFTAASFALKNIMGLVCDPVCGLVEYPCNLRNASGVVNAIISADLALAGVEALIPFDETVGAMGNVGKELPVSLKETAIGGVAGTETAQRLYDEFLNK, encoded by the coding sequence ATGTATACAAATGCACAAAGCATGATAGATGCATGCGAAGAACAAAATAAAAAGCTATATGAATTACAAATAGAACAAGAAATGGAGTCTGGCGAATTAACAAAGGATGATATTTACGAATACTTAAGAAAAACATATGAGATTATGAAAAAATCTGCCAAGGCTGGTCTTGAAACACCTATCATGTCCATGAGTGGTATGACTGGAAAAAACGCTTTTAAAGTTAACGAGTATGCTAATATTGGTAATCCAGTATCAGGCTCTTTAATCACTAAGGCTATGGCAAGAGCATTATCTACATCAGAAGTAAACGCTTCCATGGGTAGAATCGTTGCTGCACCTACTGCAGGAGCATCAGGAATACTACCAGCTACCCTTCTTACTATGCAAGAGGAGTTTGGATACTCAGATGAGGAGATATATAATGCGCTACTAACAGCATCAGCAGTTGGCGAACTAATAGCTGTAAATGCAACTATATCAGGTGCTGAAGGTGGATGCCAAGCAGAGTGCGGCGCAGCAGCTGCCATGGCGGCAGCAGCCATCATAGAGTTAAGAGGCGGAACTATAGAGAATGTTTTCACAGCTGCAAGCTTTGCTCTAAAGAACATCATGGGACTTGTATGCGACCCAGTATGTGGACTAGTTGAGTACCCATGCAACTTAAGAAATGCATCAGGTGTTGTTAATGCAATCATATCAGCTGACCTTGCACTAGCAGGTGTTGAAGCGTTAATACCATTCGACGAAACAGTTGGCGCTATGGGTAATGTTGGTAAAGAACTACCTGTTTCATTAAAAGAAACTGCTATAGGCGGAGTTGCAGGAACAGAAACAGCACAAAGGTTGTATGACGAATTTTTAAACAAATAA
- a CDS encoding YerC/YecD family TrpR-related protein yields the protein MAYSSKLKSEQTDGFFEAILSLETMEECYRFFEDICTIKEIQAIAQRLEVAKQLKENKTYNEIEVATGASTATISRINRSLNYGADGYKLIFKKLGLED from the coding sequence ATGGCTTACAGTTCAAAATTAAAAAGCGAACAAACTGATGGCTTCTTCGAAGCAATCTTATCGCTAGAAACAATGGAAGAATGCTACAGATTCTTTGAAGACATCTGTACTATCAAAGAAATTCAAGCAATAGCTCAAAGACTTGAAGTAGCAAAACAACTTAAAGAAAATAAGACTTACAACGAAATTGAAGTAGCAACAGGCGCTTCAACAGCAACAATCTCAAGAATCAATAGATCCCTTAACTACGGTGCTGACGGTTATAAGTTAATATTCAAAAAACTAGGTTTAGAAGACTAA
- a CDS encoding formate--tetrahydrofolate ligase gives MKTDVQIAQEAKMKDITEIAAHLNIEDEDLIQYGHYKAKVDLRVFDKLKDKKDGKLILVTAINPTPAGEGKTTVNIGLSMALNKLGKKAISALREPSLGPSFGVKGGAAGGGYAQVVPMADINLHFTGDFHAITSANNLISAMLDNHIHQGNEQGIDIRRVVWKRCVDLNDRALRNIIVGLGGKPNGYPREDGFDITVASEIMAILCLSTSLENFKERVSRVIIAYRRDGSPVYVKDIKAQGAVTLLMKDAIMPNLVQTLENTPALIHGGPFANIAHGCNSIMATKLGMKLADYTVTEAGFGADLGAEKFLDIKCRFGGLKPSAAVIVATIRALKHHGGATKENYDKEDLVALEKGFANLEKHIENIKKFGLPAIVSINRFPSDTENEIKFIEDRLAKMGVECSLTEVFAKGGDGALDLAEKVIKVCDEDKADFKPLYDVNLSIKEKLEIIAKEIYGADGVEFTVPAMKNIKSLEKLGLDKMPICVAKTQYSLSDNPDLLARPEGFHIVVREVKVSNGAGFLIALTGSIMTMPGLPKVPAADNIDILPSGEIVGLF, from the coding sequence ATGAAAACAGACGTACAAATTGCTCAAGAAGCAAAAATGAAAGACATTACAGAAATCGCAGCACACTTAAATATTGAAGATGAGGACCTAATACAATATGGTCACTACAAAGCTAAGGTTGACCTAAGAGTTTTTGACAAACTAAAAGACAAAAAAGATGGTAAACTTATCTTAGTTACAGCTATCAACCCAACACCAGCAGGTGAAGGAAAGACAACTGTTAACATCGGTTTATCAATGGCTTTAAACAAATTAGGTAAAAAAGCTATCTCAGCTCTAAGAGAACCATCATTAGGACCATCATTTGGCGTTAAAGGCGGAGCAGCAGGCGGTGGATATGCACAAGTAGTTCCTATGGCTGATATAAACCTACACTTCACAGGAGACTTTCACGCAATAACATCAGCTAACAACTTAATCTCAGCTATGTTAGACAACCACATTCATCAAGGCAATGAACAAGGCATAGATATAAGAAGAGTTGTTTGGAAGAGATGCGTTGACTTAAACGATAGAGCTTTAAGAAACATTATAGTTGGCTTAGGTGGAAAACCTAACGGCTATCCTAGAGAAGATGGTTTCGACATAACAGTAGCTTCAGAAATCATGGCTATACTATGTCTATCAACAAGTCTTGAAAACTTCAAGGAAAGAGTATCAAGAGTAATCATAGCATATAGACGTGACGGATCACCAGTTTATGTTAAGGATATAAAGGCACAAGGCGCAGTAACATTGTTAATGAAAGACGCTATCATGCCAAACCTTGTACAAACTCTTGAAAACACTCCAGCATTAATCCACGGTGGACCATTTGCTAACATTGCTCATGGATGTAACTCAATTATGGCAACTAAGCTTGGTATGAAACTTGCTGATTACACAGTAACAGAAGCAGGCTTCGGCGCAGACCTAGGAGCTGAAAAGTTCTTAGATATCAAGTGCAGATTTGGCGGATTAAAGCCATCAGCAGCAGTTATAGTTGCAACAATTAGAGCTTTAAAACATCACGGTGGAGCTACAAAAGAAAATTACGATAAAGAAGATTTAGTAGCACTTGAAAAAGGCTTTGCAAATCTTGAAAAACACATAGAAAACATTAAGAAATTTGGACTACCAGCTATAGTTTCTATAAATAGATTCCCAAGCGATACTGAAAATGAAATTAAATTCATAGAAGATAGACTTGCTAAGATGGGTGTTGAATGCTCACTTACAGAAGTATTCGCAAAAGGTGGAGACGGAGCATTAGATCTAGCAGAAAAAGTAATCAAAGTATGCGACGAAGACAAAGCTGACTTCAAACCTTTATATGATGTAAACCTATCAATCAAAGAAAAACTAGAAATCATCGCTAAGGAAATATATGGAGCTGACGGAGTAGAATTTACTGTACCAGCAATGAAGAACATCAAGAGCTTAGAAAAATTAGGCTTAGACAAGATGCCAATCTGCGTTGCTAAGACACAATATTCATTATCTGATAACCCAGACTTACTTGCAAGACCTGAAGGCTTCCACATAGTAGTTAGAGAAGTTAAAGTATCAAATGGCGCTGGCTTCTTGATAGCATTAACAGGTAGCATAATGACAATGCCAGGCTTACCAAAGGTACCAGCAGCAGACAACATTGATATATTACCATCAGGAGAGATAGTAGGATTATTCTAA
- a CDS encoding NCS2 family permease, with protein sequence MEKFFELKKNGTNTRTEIVAGITTFMTMAYILVVNPIILGSTGMDQNAIFTATALSAAIATLIMALYAKYPFALAPGMGLNAYFAYSVVLGQGLSWEFALTAVLIEGIIFIALSLFKGREVIFDAIPLTLKKAVSVGIGLFISLIGLSGSGIIVHPEGTIVGLGNITEGTALLALIGLLITFVLVIRKVKGALLLGIILTTIIGIPMGITQIPEGFKIFSLPPSVEPIAFKFDFSQVFTTQMFMAVLTFLFVDMFDTVGTLAGVASKSNMLDKDGKLPRVSQAFFADSVGTVVGSMLGTSTVTTFVESSAGVAEGGRTGLTSLTTAVMFLLALFIAPIFTLVPAAATAPALITVGMFMMEPIMDINFRDYTEAIPAFLTIAMMPFAYSIAEGIFFGMISYTILKTIAGRYKEVSPLMWILSILFVLRYIYSIN encoded by the coding sequence ATGGAGAAGTTTTTTGAATTAAAGAAAAACGGAACTAACACAAGAACCGAAATAGTTGCCGGCATTACTACATTTATGACTATGGCATACATTTTAGTAGTAAACCCAATTATCTTAGGTTCAACAGGCATGGATCAAAACGCAATTTTCACAGCAACAGCTCTATCAGCAGCTATTGCAACATTAATTATGGCATTATACGCTAAATATCCATTTGCCTTAGCACCAGGTATGGGCTTAAACGCATACTTTGCTTACTCAGTAGTACTAGGACAAGGACTTTCTTGGGAGTTTGCGTTAACAGCAGTATTGATAGAAGGTATTATATTTATCGCTCTATCATTGTTCAAAGGAAGAGAAGTAATTTTTGACGCTATACCATTGACACTAAAAAAAGCAGTTTCAGTAGGTATAGGTTTATTCATCTCTTTAATCGGTCTATCAGGATCAGGAATAATAGTTCATCCTGAAGGAACAATCGTCGGCTTAGGAAACATTACAGAAGGCACAGCACTACTAGCACTTATCGGTTTACTAATTACATTTGTACTAGTAATTAGAAAAGTTAAAGGCGCACTATTATTAGGAATTATTTTAACAACAATCATTGGAATCCCTATGGGTATAACACAAATCCCAGAAGGATTTAAAATATTCTCACTACCACCATCAGTTGAACCAATAGCATTTAAATTTGATTTTTCACAAGTATTTACAACTCAAATGTTTATGGCAGTACTAACATTCTTATTCGTAGACATGTTTGATACTGTAGGCACACTTGCGGGCGTTGCATCAAAATCAAATATGCTTGATAAAGATGGTAAGCTACCTAGAGTAAGTCAAGCTTTCTTCGCTGACTCAGTAGGTACAGTAGTTGGATCAATGCTAGGTACTTCAACAGTAACAACATTTGTTGAATCATCAGCAGGTGTAGCTGAAGGCGGAAGAACTGGTTTAACATCACTAACAACAGCAGTTATGTTCTTACTAGCATTATTTATCGCACCAATATTTACACTAGTACCAGCAGCAGCAACAGCACCAGCACTAATTACAGTTGGTATGTTTATGATGGAACCTATCATGGACATCAACTTTAGAGATTATACAGAAGCAATACCAGCATTTTTAACAATTGCTATGATGCCATTTGCATACAGCATTGCTGAAGGTATCTTCTTCGGTATGATTAGCTATACAATATTAAAGACAATTGCAGGTAGATATAAAGAAGTTTCTCCACTTATGTGGATACTTTCAATATTATTTGTATTAAGATATATTTATAGTATAAATTAG
- the purH gene encoding bifunctional phosphoribosylaminoimidazolecarboxamide formyltransferase/IMP cyclohydrolase has translation MKKALISVYDKTGIVEFARELENLGYGIISTGGTYKKLIDAGLKVEEVTEVTNFPECLDGRVKTLNPYIHCGILYRRDLEEDREFIKKMDISDIDIIVNNLYPFEEYVNDPSKTHDEIIEKIDIGGPSMIRAAAKNYKFVTVIMDPSDFDLVLKELKENKETSLKTREYLAGKVFNYTAYYDSLIADYFNRKQGIEFPEYYTKGYKKISSLRYGENPHQNAAFYKESKVEEGSLVSAKQLHGKELSFNNINDANGALETLKMFTEKPTIVAVKHTNPCGVASADTLAEAFRKARDCDDQSIFGGIIASNREIDAETAEEMRDIFLEVIMAPSYTDEAFKILTDKKKNRRILTIDNITNNEYGSKDMKKVLSGMILQDRDTEFFEDFECVTDRKPTEKEIEDLKFGWKVVKNCKSNATLLAKDSATVGIGLGSVNRFFTVERSVKMAGDKAKGAVLASDAFFPFTDSVELLAKQGVTAIIQPGGSVADEDVIKCCNEHNIAMIFTHMRHFRH, from the coding sequence ATGAAAAAAGCATTGATTAGTGTTTATGACAAAACAGGCATAGTTGAGTTTGCGAGAGAACTTGAAAATTTAGGCTATGGAATAATTTCAACTGGTGGAACATATAAAAAGCTCATAGACGCAGGTTTAAAGGTTGAAGAAGTTACTGAAGTAACAAATTTTCCTGAGTGCTTAGACGGTAGAGTAAAGACACTTAATCCATATATTCACTGCGGCATTCTATATAGAAGAGATCTTGAAGAAGACAGAGAATTTATTAAGAAGATGGACATATCAGATATTGACATAATCGTTAATAATCTATATCCATTTGAAGAATATGTTAACGATCCAAGCAAAACACACGACGAGATAATCGAAAAGATAGACATAGGCGGACCATCGATGATAAGAGCGGCTGCTAAAAACTATAAGTTTGTGACTGTTATTATGGATCCAAGCGATTTTGATCTAGTATTAAAAGAATTAAAAGAAAATAAAGAGACATCACTAAAGACTAGAGAGTACTTAGCAGGTAAAGTCTTTAACTACACAGCATATTATGATTCATTAATTGCTGATTACTTCAATAGAAAGCAAGGTATCGAGTTCCCAGAGTACTATACAAAGGGCTACAAGAAGATAAGCTCACTTAGATATGGAGAAAACCCACATCAAAATGCGGCATTCTACAAAGAATCAAAGGTAGAAGAAGGTTCATTAGTATCAGCTAAGCAGCTTCATGGCAAGGAATTATCATTTAACAATATTAACGATGCTAATGGAGCACTTGAGACACTAAAGATGTTTACAGAAAAACCTACTATAGTTGCTGTTAAGCACACTAACCCTTGCGGTGTTGCATCTGCAGACACTTTAGCTGAAGCATTTAGAAAGGCTCGCGACTGTGATGATCAATCAATATTTGGAGGCATCATTGCATCTAATAGAGAGATAGATGCTGAAACTGCTGAAGAGATGAGAGACATATTCTTAGAAGTAATTATGGCCCCATCATATACAGACGAAGCATTTAAGATACTAACAGATAAGAAGAAAAACAGAAGAATATTAACAATAGACAATATTACAAACAACGAGTACGGTTCAAAGGATATGAAGAAAGTTCTATCAGGAATGATTTTGCAAGACAGAGATACAGAATTTTTCGAAGACTTTGAATGCGTTACAGATAGAAAACCAACAGAAAAAGAAATAGAAGACCTTAAATTTGGCTGGAAGGTTGTTAAAAACTGCAAGTCAAATGCAACACTACTTGCAAAAGACTCAGCTACAGTAGGTATAGGCCTAGGCAGCGTAAATAGATTCTTCACAGTAGAAAGATCAGTTAAGATGGCGGGAGACAAAGCAAAGGGAGCAGTGCTTGCATCAGATGCGTTCTTCCCATTCACAGACTCGGTTGAATTACTAGCTAAACAAGGCGTTACAGCAATTATACAACCAGGCGGATCAGTAGCAGATGAAGACGTTATTAAGTGCTGTAACGAACACAACATAGCAATGATATTTACTCATATGAGACATTTTAGACATTAG
- the purN gene encoding phosphoribosylglycinamide formyltransferase has protein sequence MSKFKIAVLASGSGTNFQAIIDAVKEKRLDAEIVCLISDRKAAYALERAKDNGIDSYYFSIKKYASSEEFNHAILEVLDKYEPNLIVLAGYLKILSHEFIQKYRGRIINIHPSLIPKHCGDGFWGMKVHESVIKSGDDYSGATVHFVDEGTDTGKIIIQRKIKLTEEETAESLQKKILNEIEHKILIEAIDKIIGGKIDEKSID, from the coding sequence ATGTCTAAATTTAAAATAGCCGTTTTAGCATCTGGTTCTGGCACGAATTTTCAAGCCATAATCGATGCTGTTAAAGAAAAAAGGCTTGACGCTGAGATTGTTTGCTTGATAAGTGATAGAAAAGCAGCTTATGCACTAGAAAGAGCTAAGGATAATGGCATTGACTCCTACTACTTTAGTATTAAAAAATATGCTTCTAGCGAAGAGTTCAATCACGCTATACTTGAGGTGCTTGATAAATATGAGCCTAATTTAATTGTGCTTGCGGGCTACCTAAAGATTCTATCACACGAATTTATACAAAAGTATAGAGGCAGGATTATAAATATACATCCTTCATTAATACCAAAGCATTGTGGAGATGGTTTCTGGGGAATGAAGGTTCACGAGAGCGTAATTAAATCAGGCGATGATTACTCGGGAGCGACAGTGCACTTCGTTGACGAGGGTACTGACACAGGTAAAATCATCATACAGCGGAAGATCAAGCTTACTGAAGAAGAAACGGCAGAATCTTTGCAGAAGAAGATTTTAAATGAGATAGAACATAAAATTTTGATTGAAGCGATAGATAAAATAATAGGGGGCAAAATTGATGAAAAAAGCATTGATTAG
- the purM gene encoding phosphoribosylformylglycinamidine cyclo-ligase, producing the protein MGLTYKDAGVDKTKGYEEVKLIKSLIKSTNRDGVLNDIGNFSGLFKIDLKKYDKPVLVSGTDGVGTKLKLAFILDKHDTIGIDAVAMCVNDIICQGAEPLFFLDYIASSKLIPEKMAKIVSGVAEGCKMSHAALIGGETAEMPGFYAEGEYDIAGFAVGVVNEDKIIDGSKLEDGDVIIGLRSSGVHSNGFSLVRKIIFDNDKVDVNKKYEGLDDTLLNVLLTPTRIYYDPMMDIIEHVNVKAISHITGGGFYENIPRMIKDGYTAVIDLKDYEIPTIFKYLMTWADVHIEEMFGTFNMGIGMVFAVSKGELAKTEEILKKHGEDYVILGHVEEKETKEKICLNLK; encoded by the coding sequence ATGGGACTAACATATAAAGACGCTGGAGTAGATAAGACTAAAGGTTACGAAGAGGTAAAACTTATAAAGAGCCTTATCAAATCTACAAACAGAGACGGAGTTTTAAACGATATAGGAAACTTTTCTGGTTTATTCAAGATAGACCTTAAAAAATATGATAAGCCAGTACTAGTAAGTGGCACAGATGGTGTAGGAACTAAGCTAAAGCTCGCATTTATCTTAGATAAGCACGATACTATCGGTATAGATGCTGTGGCAATGTGCGTTAATGACATCATTTGTCAAGGTGCTGAACCACTTTTCTTCCTTGACTACATCGCTTCATCTAAACTTATTCCAGAGAAGATGGCAAAGATAGTTTCAGGTGTTGCCGAAGGATGCAAGATGAGCCATGCTGCGCTTATAGGCGGAGAAACAGCTGAGATGCCAGGTTTTTACGCAGAAGGTGAGTACGACATAGCAGGCTTTGCTGTAGGCGTCGTAAATGAAGATAAAATTATAGACGGCTCAAAGCTTGAAGACGGAGATGTAATCATTGGTTTAAGGTCAAGTGGCGTTCATTCAAACGGTTTCTCGTTAGTTAGAAAGATTATCTTTGATAACGATAAAGTTGATGTAAACAAAAAGTATGAGGGACTTGATGACACACTTTTAAATGTTTTACTTACACCAACAAGAATTTACTACGATCCAATGATGGATATCATTGAGCATGTTAATGTTAAGGCAATCTCACATATAACAGGAGGCGGCTTCTACGAAAACATTCCTAGAATGATTAAAGACGGCTACACAGCTGTTATTGATCTTAAAGATTATGAAATACCTACAATATTTAAGTATTTAATGACATGGGCTGACGTTCATATAGAAGAGATGTTTGGCACATTCAACATGGGTATAGGTATGGTCTTTGCTGTATCGAAAGGCGAATTAGCTAAGACTGAAGAAATTCTTAAGAAGCATGGTGAAGACTACGTAATCTTAGGTCACGTTGAAGAAAAAGAAACTAAGGAAAAGATATGTCTAAATTTAAAATAG
- the purE gene encoding 5-(carboxyamino)imidazole ribonucleotide mutase: MKVALVMGSISDKEVVEKSQKVLDDFGVEYETRVISAHRTPEVAFDFAKNAKKNGIEAIITFAGKAAHLGGVIAGLSTLPVIGVPVKSSLMDGLDSLLSIVQMPKGVPVATVAVNGAENAAILAVQILAIKYDELAKKLEDYKVKMREDIVKIDAELNK; encoded by the coding sequence ATGAAAGTTGCATTAGTAATGGGTAGCATCTCTGATAAAGAGGTTGTTGAAAAATCACAAAAGGTACTTGATGATTTTGGAGTTGAGTATGAGACAAGAGTTATCTCTGCTCACAGAACACCAGAAGTAGCATTTGACTTTGCTAAAAACGCAAAGAAGAATGGTATCGAGGCAATAATAACGTTTGCAGGTAAGGCTGCACACTTAGGAGGAGTCATAGCAGGACTTAGTACTTTACCAGTTATAGGAGTTCCTGTAAAGAGCTCTTTAATGGATGGACTAGATTCACTTCTTTCAATTGTTCAAATGCCAAAGGGCGTTCCAGTTGCAACAGTTGCCGTTAACGGAGCTGAAAACGCAGCAATACTAGCTGTACAAATCTTGGCAATAAAATATGATGAACTTGCTAAGAAGCTTGAAGACTATAAAGTAAAGATGAGAGAAGACATCGTTAAAATCGATGCAGAACTTAATAAGTAG
- a CDS encoding stalk domain-containing protein, whose translation MMKKLLLILLSALIFLMSFTSYAKNNDKLKINDSNINKLAGLVNSDLEEKVLERVEGDKKAIYIPAREVFTKLRYDIYWNNEDKTCYFKKGIKKIKVKLASKIYSGYNRDRIELSNEAILVKSKLYLPIDVLYYLLDYDTFIVSDTIYIRNAIDGIKTGIINDGKCSVAYPVFFSNEDVKRAYRNNINAKIKYFVDTNIEKAKNDDNLEKLYFTYDIARSDDKLVSLCFYINKVYADNKIENEFYTKTFNYNSAEEIKYEDLIKKDQDVREKILYNFAKNIEEKNKIRNNITGFYIVDNSIILYYYKDKVGSSNIGSCFIRSEDLNYYINEEYLKYFN comes from the coding sequence ATGATGAAAAAGCTTTTATTAATCCTGTTATCTGCTCTTATATTTTTAATGAGCTTTACTTCTTATGCAAAGAATAATGATAAGTTAAAAATAAATGACTCAAATATAAATAAATTAGCTGGACTTGTTAATTCTGACCTTGAAGAGAAAGTATTAGAGCGCGTTGAAGGTGATAAAAAGGCTATATACATACCTGCAAGAGAGGTATTTACAAAGCTTAGATACGACATATACTGGAACAATGAAGATAAGACTTGCTATTTCAAAAAAGGCATTAAGAAGATAAAAGTTAAACTTGCTTCTAAAATTTATAGCGGATACAACAGAGACCGTATTGAACTTAGCAACGAAGCAATTTTGGTAAAATCAAAATTATATTTGCCTATAGATGTGTTATACTATCTACTTGATTATGATACATTCATCGTTTCTGACACTATATATATCAGAAATGCGATAGATGGTATCAAAACAGGTATTATTAACGATGGTAAGTGTTCGGTGGCATATCCTGTATTCTTTAGCAATGAAGATGTTAAAAGAGCGTATAGAAACAATATAAATGCTAAAATAAAATATTTTGTTGATACTAACATAGAAAAGGCAAAAAATGATGATAACCTAGAGAAGTTATACTTCACATATGACATAGCAAGATCAGATGATAAGCTTGTTTCACTTTGCTTCTATATCAATAAAGTATATGCTGACAATAAGATTGAAAATGAATTTTATACAAAAACATTTAATTATAATAGTGCAGAAGAGATTAAATACGAAGATTTGATTAAAAAAGATCAAGATGTTAGAGAAAAGATTTTATATAATTTTGCAAAAAATATTGAAGAAAAGAACAAGATTAGAAACAATATTACTGGATTTTACATTGTAGATAATTCCATAATTTTGTATTACTACAAGGACAAGGTTGGAAGTTCCAATATTGGATCATGCTTCATAAGAAGTGAGGATCTAAATTATTATATAAATGAGGAATATTTAAAATATTTTAATTAA
- the hisS gene encoding histidine--tRNA ligase — protein sequence MIVKPSILPGTMELLPQEQLIFNKMKDIIRETYELFSFLPIDTPSMEKREILLAKGGGETEKQIYNIENTSTETSLRFDLTVPLARYVSMHEHELKFPFKRYQIDKVYRGERNQKGRYREFYQCDVDIIGDDTLSKFYDAELVKIISIIFKKFGFDKFTIMINNRNIMNGFLRSLGVEDTVAAVRALDKYDKIGRESLEELLLDQGINSDAVKKILALIEFEGTNDETIKYLEGLNIDNEIFLKGLSEMKEVLSNIKLFKVGENNYKFTLKLQRGLDYYTSTVIETTLDDYKELGSVAGGGSYENLTQFYSKRNLPGVGISIGLTRLFFQLSEKNILPKFEKDKKSVLIAPLDIDMAYSIDILNELHALNVHSEVLYSKMKMKKIFDFAETNDFDYIIFIGQEELEKKVLSVRDLANKESLSLSLDELKKLIQ from the coding sequence ATGATAGTAAAACCATCAATATTGCCAGGTACTATGGAACTTTTACCACAAGAGCAATTGATTTTTAATAAGATGAAGGACATAATTAGAGAGACTTATGAATTATTCTCTTTTTTACCTATAGACACTCCAAGCATGGAGAAGAGGGAGATACTGCTTGCTAAAGGTGGCGGTGAAACTGAAAAGCAAATTTACAATATTGAAAACACTTCGACTGAGACATCTTTACGTTTCGACTTAACTGTACCACTTGCTAGATATGTTAGCATGCATGAGCATGAACTTAAATTTCCATTTAAGAGGTATCAAATCGACAAGGTATATAGAGGAGAGAGAAATCAAAAGGGTAGATACAGAGAGTTCTACCAATGCGACGTAGACATCATAGGTGATGATACACTTTCAAAGTTTTACGATGCAGAGCTTGTTAAGATTATAAGCATAATATTCAAGAAGTTTGGCTTTGATAAGTTTACTATTATGATTAATAATAGAAACATAATGAATGGTTTCCTAAGAAGCCTTGGAGTTGAGGATACGGTTGCGGCTGTGCGCGCTTTGGATAAGTATGACAAGATTGGTAGAGAGAGTCTTGAAGAACTACTTTTAGATCAAGGCATTAATTCTGATGCTGTAAAAAAGATTTTAGCACTAATAGAGTTTGAAGGTACAAATGACGAAACTATCAAGTACTTAGAAGGACTTAATATTGATAACGAAATCTTCTTAAAAGGCCTTTCTGAGATGAAGGAAGTACTAAGCAATATCAAACTATTTAAGGTTGGTGAAAACAATTATAAGTTCACATTAAAATTACAAAGAGGTCTTGACTACTACACATCAACTGTTATTGAAACTACTCTTGATGATTATAAAGAGCTAGGAAGTGTTGCTGGCGGTGGTAGCTATGAAAACCTTACACAGTTCTACTCAAAGAGAAATTTACCTGGAGTAGGTATATCCATCGGTTTAACAAGATTATTCTTCCAATTAAGCGAGAAGAATATACTTCCAAAGTTTGAAAAAGATAAAAAATCAGTCTTGATAGCGCCACTTGATATAGACATGGCTTATTCGATAGACATCTTAAATGAACTTCACGCTTTGAACGTTCACTCAGAGGTATTATATTCAAAGATGAAGATGAAGAAGATATTCGACTTTGCTGAGACTAATGACTTTGACTACATTATCTTCATAGGCCAAGAAGAGCTTGAGAAAAAAGTTTTATCAGTAAGAGACCTTGCTAATAAAGAAAGCTTATCTCTAAGTCTCGATGAATTAAAAAAATTAATACAATAG